From Halobacteriovorax sp. HLS, the proteins below share one genomic window:
- the leuS gene encoding leucine--tRNA ligase, with translation MSYNFVDIENKWQKFWSDNQTFKVSEDKTRPKFYILDMFPYPSGAGLHVGHPLGYIASDIYTRFKRLSGFNVLHPMGYDAFGLPAEQYAIQTGQHPANTTKENIIRYRAQMDNIGFSYDWSREVQTCDPNYYKWTQWAFIQMFEHYYDLDENKAKPISELISKFSSNGSEAVNAHCGEFEHFSALQWNGFDEKQKELVLQEFRLAYLAQTAVNWCPALGTVLANDEVKDGLSVRGSHPVEQKKMQQWCLRVSAYATRLLENLDELDWSDSLKEMQKNWIGKSVGAQIEFKVKDSDVQFEVFTTRADTIFGATFVVLAPESELVDQVTTSAQKTAVEDYLLETKKRTERDRLADVKRVSGVFTGAYCVHPFTGKDIPIWIGDYVLGGYGTGAIMAVPAHDSRDYAFAKHFDIEIIQVVSGGDISQESYDAKSGKMMNSDFLNGLEVKEAIAKMIEAVDAKGLGKKQTNFRLRDAIFSRQRYWGEPFPIYFKDGIAHPLSMEDLPLELPEVDKFLPTEDGQPPLGRAKNWKTKDGHPLEMSTMPGFAGSSAYYLRYMDPHNGEALVSKDANEYWQDVDLYIGGAEHATGHLIYSRYWNKFLFDIGHVCKEEPFKRLINQGMIQGRSNFVYRVKGTNKFVSLGLKDKYDTQEIHVDVNIVKNDQLDLAAFRQWRPEFKDAEFETETIDGKEVYNCGYAVEKMSKSMFNVVSPDTIVENYGADTLRLYEMFLGPLEQSKPWNTNGIEGVHRFLKKVWALFHNDEQFSVSDEQPSKEELKTFHTCLKKVLEDLDTFSFNTSVSAFMICVNDLAKLKCNNREVLTDLIKILSPFAPHLCEEIWEKLGNTESITFASMPELNESYLVESTFKYPVSFNGKMRFLMDISIDASKDEIQKIVLESEVAQKWIEGKTIKKVIVVPNKIVNIVVG, from the coding sequence ATGAGCTATAATTTTGTAGATATAGAAAATAAATGGCAAAAATTTTGGAGTGACAATCAAACTTTTAAAGTAAGTGAAGATAAGACAAGGCCAAAATTTTATATTTTAGATATGTTTCCATATCCATCAGGAGCAGGATTACATGTAGGTCATCCACTTGGTTATATAGCTTCCGATATTTATACAAGATTTAAAAGGTTGTCTGGTTTTAATGTTCTCCACCCAATGGGATATGATGCGTTTGGGCTACCTGCTGAACAATATGCTATTCAAACAGGGCAACACCCTGCCAATACAACTAAAGAAAATATTATTCGCTATAGAGCGCAGATGGACAATATTGGGTTTTCTTATGATTGGTCTAGAGAAGTTCAAACATGTGATCCAAATTACTATAAGTGGACTCAGTGGGCATTTATCCAAATGTTTGAACACTACTATGATTTAGATGAAAATAAAGCAAAACCTATCTCTGAGCTTATTTCAAAATTCAGCTCAAACGGTAGTGAAGCAGTAAATGCACACTGTGGTGAATTTGAGCACTTCTCTGCCTTGCAGTGGAATGGATTCGATGAAAAGCAAAAAGAGCTAGTTCTCCAAGAGTTTAGACTTGCTTACCTTGCTCAGACTGCTGTTAATTGGTGTCCTGCTCTTGGAACGGTCTTGGCCAATGATGAAGTAAAAGATGGTCTATCTGTTCGTGGATCTCATCCAGTAGAGCAAAAGAAAATGCAACAGTGGTGTTTAAGAGTTTCAGCGTACGCGACAAGACTACTTGAGAATTTGGATGAATTAGACTGGTCTGATTCACTAAAAGAAATGCAAAAAAATTGGATTGGAAAATCAGTTGGTGCACAAATAGAGTTTAAGGTTAAAGATAGTGATGTTCAGTTTGAAGTCTTCACTACTAGGGCCGATACAATCTTTGGTGCGACTTTTGTTGTTCTTGCTCCGGAGAGTGAACTGGTTGATCAGGTAACTACGAGCGCTCAAAAAACAGCAGTAGAAGACTATTTATTAGAGACGAAAAAGAGAACAGAAAGAGATAGACTTGCAGACGTTAAAAGAGTTTCTGGTGTTTTTACTGGCGCTTACTGTGTGCACCCTTTCACAGGAAAAGACATTCCAATTTGGATTGGTGATTACGTCTTAGGTGGATATGGTACAGGGGCCATTATGGCAGTACCTGCTCACGACTCTAGAGACTATGCGTTTGCAAAACATTTTGATATTGAAATTATACAAGTTGTTTCAGGTGGAGATATTTCACAAGAGTCATACGATGCCAAAAGTGGAAAGATGATGAACTCAGATTTCCTAAATGGTCTTGAAGTTAAAGAAGCAATCGCAAAGATGATTGAGGCGGTAGACGCCAAAGGTCTTGGAAAAAAGCAAACTAACTTTAGGTTAAGAGATGCTATTTTCTCTCGTCAAAGATATTGGGGAGAACCATTTCCAATTTACTTTAAAGATGGAATAGCACATCCGCTATCAATGGAAGATCTTCCATTAGAACTTCCTGAGGTCGATAAATTTCTTCCAACCGAAGATGGTCAACCCCCACTTGGAAGAGCAAAGAACTGGAAAACCAAAGATGGCCATCCTTTAGAAATGTCAACGATGCCAGGCTTTGCAGGTTCATCTGCATATTACCTTAGGTATATGGACCCTCATAATGGAGAAGCTTTAGTTTCTAAAGATGCAAATGAGTATTGGCAAGACGTTGACCTTTATATTGGAGGAGCTGAGCACGCTACCGGACACCTTATCTACTCGAGATACTGGAATAAATTTCTCTTTGATATTGGGCATGTTTGTAAAGAAGAGCCATTTAAAAGACTTATCAACCAAGGAATGATTCAAGGTAGATCGAACTTTGTTTATAGAGTTAAAGGGACAAATAAGTTCGTCTCACTTGGTTTAAAGGATAAGTACGATACTCAGGAAATCCATGTTGATGTTAATATTGTGAAAAATGATCAGCTTGATCTTGCTGCTTTTAGACAGTGGAGACCAGAGTTTAAAGATGCAGAGTTTGAAACGGAAACAATTGATGGAAAAGAAGTCTATAATTGCGGTTATGCTGTTGAGAAAATGAGTAAGTCAATGTTCAATGTTGTAAGCCCTGATACAATTGTTGAAAATTATGGAGCAGATACTTTAAGGCTTTATGAAATGTTTCTAGGACCTTTAGAACAATCAAAGCCTTGGAATACCAACGGTATTGAAGGGGTTCATAGATTCCTAAAGAAAGTTTGGGCCCTCTTTCATAACGATGAACAATTCAGTGTAAGTGATGAACAACCAAGTAAAGAAGAATTGAAGACTTTCCATACTTGTTTGAAAAAGGTCTTAGAAGATCTTGATACATTCTCTTTCAACACCTCTGTTTCGGCATTTATGATCTGTGTAAACGATCTTGCAAAGCTTAAGTGTAATAATAGAGAAGTATTAACTGACCTTATCAAAATACTTTCTCCATTTGCTCCTCATTTGTGTGAAGAAATCTGGGAGAAATTAGGAAATACTGAAAGTATTACTTTTGCATCAATGCCAGAGCTTAATGAGTCCTATCTTGTAGAAAGTACTTTTAAATATCCTGTTTCATTTAATGGTAAGATGAGATTCTTGATGGATATTTCTATTGATGCTTCAAAAGACGAAATTCAAAAAATAGTTCTTGAAAGTGAAGTTGCTCAAAAATGGATAGAAGGAAAGACAATTAAGAAAGTCATTGTTGTTCCAAATAAGATAGTAAATATAGTTGTAGGTTAG